A genome region from Nocardia sp. NBC_00565 includes the following:
- a CDS encoding SCO6880 family protein, producing the protein MTTRMYGRWERPRSAGLMGLTWGVSMAGLGLVVMIMIGFLITQSITVAAVLLAVAAIVWTPLVVQRAGRTGWEIVTLRTQYALARRRNETLYRAGRFSRIPGSARLPGLLADSKLMEFEAPGGRRFGLIHVRRTNHWTVVLRVIPSAQELVDQDRIDAWVEEYGTFLAAQGRSGDVVAVTSVLESVVDTRLRQRREVARLIRRGTPDYARAVMAEAAADTGGSGVRIEARIALTYRSIGRMRRDQAEQAKEIGLRLQGALSQLARAGLPATPMRAWEVFGLVRTRYDLAAQRDVEAAGEDVLGTQSWDSAGPISHDDRWDHFVHDGARSVTWEMDAAPLGAVHETALKPLLEPRPDVPRKRVAVVYRLHSPAESTSIVDSDFKDALAAEQTQQGIASASASLRVGNTQASRQEQARGAGLTRFGVLVTVTDHLGADLPGIEASVQTMSAASRLNVRRCYAFQASAFAASLGVGVILPEHASISKRVSAS; encoded by the coding sequence ATGACAACGCGAATGTACGGACGTTGGGAGCGGCCCCGATCCGCCGGGCTGATGGGTCTGACCTGGGGTGTGTCCATGGCAGGACTCGGTCTGGTCGTCATGATCATGATCGGTTTCTTGATCACCCAATCGATCACCGTGGCTGCGGTGCTGCTGGCCGTCGCTGCCATTGTGTGGACACCGTTGGTCGTGCAGCGCGCAGGACGGACCGGCTGGGAGATCGTCACGCTGCGAACACAGTACGCACTTGCACGACGACGTAACGAAACCCTTTACCGTGCAGGGCGGTTCAGCCGAATTCCCGGTTCCGCGCGGTTGCCTGGCTTGCTGGCCGACTCGAAGCTGATGGAGTTCGAAGCACCGGGTGGGCGGAGGTTCGGGCTGATCCATGTGCGTCGAACCAACCACTGGACGGTGGTGTTGCGCGTCATTCCGTCGGCGCAGGAACTGGTCGATCAAGACCGAATCGACGCCTGGGTCGAAGAATACGGGACGTTCCTGGCTGCACAAGGGCGCAGCGGCGATGTCGTCGCGGTGACCTCGGTTCTGGAATCCGTCGTCGATACTCGGCTCCGGCAACGGCGTGAGGTTGCACGGCTGATTCGGCGCGGCACCCCTGATTACGCGCGCGCCGTCATGGCCGAAGCTGCCGCCGATACCGGTGGAAGCGGAGTGCGTATCGAAGCTCGGATCGCGCTGACGTACCGGTCGATTGGGCGGATGCGTCGCGACCAGGCTGAACAGGCGAAAGAAATCGGGCTGCGGCTGCAAGGAGCACTCAGCCAATTGGCCCGTGCCGGGCTGCCCGCTACCCCAATGCGGGCGTGGGAGGTATTCGGCCTGGTTCGGACCCGTTACGACCTTGCTGCTCAACGTGATGTCGAAGCAGCGGGCGAGGATGTACTGGGCACCCAATCCTGGGATAGTGCCGGGCCGATCAGTCATGACGACCGATGGGACCATTTCGTTCACGATGGTGCCCGGTCGGTGACCTGGGAGATGGACGCCGCTCCGCTGGGGGCGGTCCACGAAACGGCACTCAAGCCACTGCTCGAGCCGCGCCCGGATGTTCCCCGCAAACGAGTCGCCGTCGTGTATCGACTGCACTCTCCTGCCGAATCGACCTCGATCGTCGATTCCGATTTCAAGGATGCTCTCGCCGCCGAGCAGACCCAACAAGGAATAGCCTCGGCATCCGCCTCACTTCGGGTAGGCAACACGCAGGCCAGCCGTCAGGAACAAGCCCGCGGTGCTGGTTTGACTCGCTTCGGCGTACTCGTCACCGTCACCGACCATCTGGGCGCTGATCTCCCCGGCATCGAAGCATCTGTACAGACCATGTCGGCGGCATCTCGGCTCAACGTGCGCCGCTGCTACGCCTTCCAAGCCTCGGCATTTGCCGCGAGCCTCGGCGTCGGTGTGATCCTGCCTGAACATGCCAGCATCTCGAAGCGCGTGTCGGCGTCATGA
- a CDS encoding C40 family peptidase, whose amino-acid sequence MIVAELAAQITESGLRNLANPSVPESLRFANDGTGTNLDSLGPHQMRASVWGAVGISTLMDPSYQIGWFYDQADKISGAAAMDPAELAQAIEISGNPTAYSRDLPLAQDLYNAFAGIDVGQLPATAPGQLPAGCGADGSGLAIPGNTGPFGQAVVEAAARWLGTPYVWGGGDANGPTSGGMDCSGLTLYAIYHASQGRIRLAHYTQSQQDDPAGQTIPFAQRRPGDLIFFTQPGAAESHHVGVLYGTDEQGRDLLLHAPTFGQTVTIEPLWQGERMDVRRYG is encoded by the coding sequence GTGATCGTCGCCGAACTCGCGGCGCAGATCACCGAATCCGGACTCAGGAACCTCGCCAATCCTTCCGTCCCGGAATCTCTGCGCTTCGCCAACGACGGGACCGGCACCAACCTGGATAGCCTCGGACCACATCAGATGCGAGCCAGCGTGTGGGGAGCGGTTGGCATCTCGACATTGATGGACCCTAGTTATCAGATCGGATGGTTCTATGACCAGGCCGACAAGATCAGCGGCGCTGCTGCGATGGATCCGGCCGAACTCGCGCAGGCCATCGAGATCTCTGGCAATCCCACTGCGTACAGCCGCGACCTCCCACTGGCCCAGGACCTGTACAACGCTTTTGCTGGAATCGATGTCGGTCAACTGCCCGCCACGGCCCCCGGCCAGCTGCCAGCAGGATGCGGTGCAGACGGCTCGGGACTTGCAATCCCAGGCAACACAGGACCATTCGGCCAAGCGGTTGTCGAGGCCGCCGCGCGCTGGCTCGGAACGCCTTACGTGTGGGGCGGCGGCGATGCCAACGGCCCCACCAGCGGCGGAATGGATTGCTCAGGTCTGACCCTCTACGCGATCTACCACGCATCGCAGGGACGCATCCGGCTCGCGCACTACACGCAGTCACAGCAGGACGACCCTGCGGGCCAAACCATTCCGTTCGCTCAGCGCCGGCCCGGCGACCTGATCTTTTTCACACAACCCGGCGCTGCGGAATCCCATCACGTCGGTGTCTTGTACGGCACCGACGAGCAGGGCCGTGACCTGCTCCTACACGCGCCGACCTTCGGCCAAACCGTCACGATCGAGCCCCTCTGGCAGGGGGAACGCATGGACGTCCGCAGATACGGATAA